Proteins from one Faecalibacterium sp. I3-3-33 genomic window:
- a CDS encoding rhomboid family intramembrane serine protease produces MNNWLNKLERKYGRYGIPNLTNILVAGQILVLAIELFIDRTIPYWLGLSRSLLLQGQVWRVISFIFIPFSGGSILSVVLGIYFTWFIGTALEREWGDFRYTVYLLSGVLGTVLGCLLTGVTASTYCLSLSLLLAFAMLYPEVQLLLFFVIPIRVKYFGVFAAVLWVFSFLGASLPGKLDYLLSMLNVWLFFVPMAYRSLRAWMRREQWKRKNRR; encoded by the coding sequence ACGGAATCCCGAATCTGACCAATATTCTGGTGGCGGGGCAGATTCTGGTATTGGCCATCGAGCTGTTTATTGACCGCACCATCCCCTACTGGCTGGGGCTCAGCCGCAGCCTGCTGCTGCAGGGGCAGGTCTGGCGGGTGATCAGCTTTATCTTCATCCCCTTTTCCGGCGGCAGCATCCTCAGCGTGGTGTTGGGCATCTACTTCACATGGTTCATCGGCACGGCGCTGGAACGGGAGTGGGGCGATTTCCGCTACACGGTGTATCTGCTGTCCGGTGTGCTGGGCACGGTGCTGGGCTGTCTGCTCACCGGCGTGACCGCCAGCACCTACTGCCTGTCCCTCTCGCTGCTGCTGGCCTTTGCCATGCTGTACCCGGAGGTGCAGCTGCTGCTCTTCTTCGTCATCCCCATCCGGGTGAAGTATTTCGGCGTTTTTGCAGCGGTGCTGTGGGTATTCAGCTTTCTGGGCGCTTCCCTGCCCGGCAAGCTGGACTACCTGCTGTCCATGCTCAACGTCTGGCTCTTCTTTGTCCCCATGGCCTACCGCTCTCTCCGCGCATGGATGCGCCGGGAGCAGTGGAAGAGAAAAAATAGGAGATAA
- a CDS encoding gamma carbonic anhydrase family protein translates to MFLSFCGKTPRDEGAAFVAPSATVQGDVVLKPGSTVWYGAVLRGDDGTLTIGKNSNVQDNAVLHCDIGGCVTLGENVTVGHCALVHGCTVGDGSLIGMHATLLNHCVVGKNCIIGAGALVPEGMVIPDNSVAVGVPARVIKQVSAAQVEANLHNAVHYVEHGKLHAEQMKNG, encoded by the coding sequence ATGTTCTTATCCTTTTGTGGAAAAACGCCCCGCGATGAGGGCGCAGCTTTTGTAGCCCCCAGCGCTACGGTGCAGGGAGATGTGGTTTTAAAACCCGGCTCCACCGTCTGGTACGGTGCGGTGCTGCGCGGGGATGACGGCACGCTGACCATCGGCAAAAACAGCAACGTGCAGGACAACGCGGTGCTGCACTGCGACATCGGCGGCTGCGTGACCCTTGGCGAAAACGTCACGGTAGGGCACTGCGCCCTGGTGCACGGCTGCACCGTAGGGGACGGCAGTCTCATCGGGATGCACGCCACCCTGCTGAACCATTGCGTGGTGGGCAAAAACTGCATCATCGGGGCAGGGGCGCTTGTGCCGGAAGGCATGGTCATCCCAGACAACTCGGTGGCAGTGGGCGTGCCCGCCCGGGTCATCAAGCAGGTGAGCGCCGCGCAGGTGGAAGCCAACCTGCACAACGCCGTGCACTATGTGGAGCACGGAAAGCTGCACGCGGAGCAGATGAAAAACGGGTGA
- a CDS encoding D-alanyl-D-alanine carboxypeptidase family protein, with amino-acid sequence MLHNTFCRRLAALVLTLAVAVSAVLPVFAVYPMPIQTATETEAVYLFNADTGKTILSQNADQQKYVASLTKLMTALLLVESGKDLNGEVTVPTDLTQEFKDIQNANGTTIGLRIGETVRRIDLLNAMLIVSANDAASVIAWDVGGSVVGFVQQMNAKAAELGCTGTNFTCAHGLFDYGNVSTAQDLAKIAAACAQNQTFAQVAGTASYVLPATNLRKAEHTISSSNSLMNSESTNYREYVQWVKGGFTTLAGRCTVAFAQQDGHNYGLVILGCDTLDHLFTECDDLFDWAFASFADRPLVDTKTVLTTVDLNKCRTEPVVELYAAAPVSGYGHSDDKVSYSFDLPERVSATVKEGQKLGTATVYLDGYEVGQVDLVTHREYVSDFRTDIKATLLLLCALILILCALGFVTLRCGGGLTLNQRRRQMKRRR; translated from the coding sequence ATGCTTCACAACACGTTCTGCCGCCGGTTGGCGGCACTGGTGCTCACGCTGGCGGTCGCCGTCAGTGCAGTGCTGCCGGTATTTGCAGTATACCCCATGCCCATCCAGACTGCAACAGAGACCGAGGCAGTGTATCTGTTCAACGCGGACACCGGCAAGACCATCCTGAGCCAGAACGCCGACCAGCAGAAATATGTCGCCAGCCTGACCAAGCTGATGACCGCCCTGCTGCTGGTGGAAAGCGGCAAGGACCTGAACGGTGAAGTGACCGTGCCCACCGATTTAACGCAGGAGTTCAAGGATATCCAGAACGCCAACGGCACCACCATAGGGCTGCGCATCGGTGAGACCGTGCGCCGCATCGACCTGCTGAACGCGATGCTCATCGTCAGCGCCAACGACGCCGCCAGCGTCATTGCGTGGGACGTGGGGGGCAGCGTGGTGGGCTTTGTGCAGCAGATGAACGCCAAGGCAGCAGAGCTGGGCTGCACCGGCACAAACTTTACCTGCGCCCACGGCCTGTTTGACTACGGCAACGTGTCCACCGCACAGGATCTGGCAAAGATCGCCGCCGCCTGCGCCCAGAACCAGACCTTTGCACAGGTGGCGGGCACCGCCAGCTATGTGCTGCCGGCCACCAATCTGCGCAAGGCAGAGCACACCATCAGCAGCTCCAACAGCCTGATGAACAGCGAAAGCACCAACTACCGGGAGTATGTCCAGTGGGTCAAGGGCGGCTTTACCACGCTGGCAGGCCGCTGTACCGTGGCCTTTGCCCAGCAGGACGGCCACAACTACGGGCTGGTGATCCTTGGCTGCGACACGCTGGATCATCTTTTTACCGAGTGCGACGACCTGTTCGACTGGGCCTTTGCCAGCTTTGCCGACCGGCCGCTGGTGGATACCAAGACCGTGCTGACCACGGTAGACCTGAACAAGTGCCGCACCGAGCCGGTTGTGGAGCTGTACGCCGCCGCCCCGGTCAGCGGCTACGGCCACAGTGACGATAAGGTGAGTTATTCCTTCGACCTGCCCGAGCGCGTTTCCGCTACCGTCAAGGAGGGGCAGAAGCTGGGCACCGCCACCGTCTATCTGGATGGCTACGAGGTGGGACAGGTAGACCTTGTGACCCACCGGGAGTATGTGTCGGACTTCCGCACCGATATCAAGGCCACCCTGCTGCTGCTCTGCGCCCTGATTTTGATCCTGTGCGCTTTGGGCTTTGTCACCCTGCGCTGCGGCGGCGGGCTGACCCTCAACCAGCGCCGCCGTCAAATGAAGCGGAGAAGATAA
- a CDS encoding biotin--[acetyl-CoA-carboxylase] ligase — MSINEVRYLPECGSTNAYVKEHFEEFGPVAAVYTENQTAGRGRLGRSWVNAEGKALYYTVAIKEPLAQPATLPLLASLAVRRQLQLRYGVDCQIKWPNDLLLNGKKLVGILCESVSYGYQQQGRGILCGIGINLAQPQSYFDAADLPHGTSLALQGAAVDLATDPAWLAEGLTDFGFDRSLYTFARDGFAPFREEYKAACINLGRRVTFDLPDGSQGAGEAVDVDAEGRLVVRTDAGEQHVFTGEVSVHGIYGAV, encoded by the coding sequence ATGAGCATCAACGAGGTGCGCTATCTGCCGGAATGCGGCAGCACCAACGCCTATGTAAAGGAACATTTCGAGGAGTTCGGCCCCGTTGCGGCGGTGTATACCGAAAACCAGACCGCCGGGCGCGGGCGGCTTGGCCGCAGCTGGGTAAACGCCGAGGGCAAGGCGCTGTACTACACGGTCGCCATCAAGGAGCCGCTGGCGCAGCCCGCCACCCTGCCGCTGCTGGCAAGCCTTGCGGTGCGCCGCCAGTTGCAGCTGCGCTACGGCGTGGACTGCCAGATCAAGTGGCCCAACGACCTTTTGCTGAACGGCAAAAAGCTGGTGGGCATCCTGTGCGAAAGCGTGAGCTACGGCTATCAGCAGCAGGGGCGCGGTATCCTGTGCGGCATCGGCATCAACCTTGCCCAGCCCCAGAGCTATTTTGACGCCGCCGACCTGCCCCACGGCACCTCGCTGGCGCTGCAGGGCGCTGCGGTGGATCTTGCCACCGACCCCGCATGGCTGGCGGAGGGGCTGACCGATTTTGGCTTTGACCGCAGCCTGTACACCTTTGCCCGGGACGGCTTTGCGCCCTTCCGGGAGGAATACAAGGCCGCCTGCATCAATCTGGGCCGCCGGGTCACCTTTGACCTGCCGGACGGCAGTCAGGGCGCAGGCGAAGCCGTGGACGTGGACGCCGAGGGGCGTTTAGTGGTGCGCACCGATGCCGGGGAACAGCACGTTTTCACCGGGGAAGTGTCGGTGCACGGCATCTACGGAGCAGTATAA
- a CDS encoding metallophosphoesterase family protein has protein sequence MTKLLVLSDSHGARDAIKRILNKEQNNVDAVIFLGDGLRDLEQALAFFPHLRVYSVAGNCDYGALEPLDGLAGFDQTVVFYTHGHMYGVKYDLDTLADAAAARGAEVALFGHSHIPHAEQRGNVFLFNPGSCGRCYTGPDTYGLLTLENGAVTAYEHKEVPKQ, from the coding sequence GTGACAAAACTACTGGTCCTGAGCGACAGCCACGGCGCGCGTGACGCCATTAAGCGCATTTTGAACAAAGAGCAGAACAACGTGGATGCTGTGATCTTTTTGGGGGACGGCCTGCGGGATCTGGAACAGGCGCTGGCCTTTTTCCCTCATCTGCGGGTGTATTCCGTGGCCGGCAACTGCGATTACGGTGCGCTGGAGCCGCTGGACGGCCTTGCGGGCTTTGATCAGACGGTGGTTTTCTATACACACGGTCACATGTATGGCGTGAAATACGATCTGGATACGCTGGCAGACGCCGCCGCCGCCCGCGGGGCAGAGGTGGCGCTGTTCGGCCACTCCCATATTCCCCACGCGGAGCAGCGGGGCAATGTGTTTTTGTTCAACCCCGGCTCCTGCGGGCGCTGCTACACCGGCCCGGACACCTACGGTCTGCTGACGCTGGAAAACGGCGCAGTGACCGCCTATGAGCACAAAGAGGTACCCAAGCAATGA
- the rsmI gene encoding 16S rRNA (cytidine(1402)-2'-O)-methyltransferase yields MAGTLYIVATPIGNLEDMPPRVAATFGAADFIAAEDTRVTMKLLNYLGLKKPMVSYYEHALQKGEAILQRIEAGESCALCSDAGMPCVSDPGEVIVRDALARGIKVVPIPAASACVTALAVSGQDTSRWVFEGFLPVNRKQKKERLAELLQEKRTVIFYEAPHKLRTTLDDLTAAFGADRSITLCRELTKLHEEIWKTTLGEAVEHYRAAEPRGEYVLVMAGAPAGAAEEEELTLEQAAQRAFALTSEGFSASAAAKAAAQGTAYSKSEVYKQLLLLQQTAE; encoded by the coding sequence ATGGCAGGAACTCTCTACATTGTGGCGACCCCCATCGGCAATCTGGAGGATATGCCGCCCCGGGTGGCTGCCACCTTTGGCGCAGCCGACTTTATTGCCGCCGAGGACACCCGTGTGACCATGAAGCTGCTGAATTATCTGGGGCTGAAAAAGCCCATGGTCAGCTACTACGAGCACGCTTTGCAGAAGGGCGAAGCCATTTTGCAGCGCATCGAGGCAGGGGAGAGCTGCGCCTTGTGCAGTGACGCCGGAATGCCCTGCGTGTCCGACCCGGGCGAGGTCATCGTGCGGGACGCACTGGCGCGGGGCATTAAAGTAGTGCCCATCCCGGCCGCATCGGCCTGCGTCACAGCGCTGGCAGTCTCCGGGCAGGACACCTCCCGCTGGGTGTTCGAGGGCTTTCTGCCGGTGAACCGCAAGCAGAAAAAGGAGCGTCTGGCCGAGCTTTTACAGGAAAAGCGCACCGTCATCTTTTACGAAGCGCCCCACAAGCTGCGCACCACGCTGGACGATCTGACCGCCGCCTTTGGCGCAGACCGCAGCATTACCCTTTGCCGGGAGCTGACCAAGCTCCATGAGGAGATCTGGAAAACCACCCTGGGCGAGGCCGTGGAGCACTACCGCGCCGCCGAGCCCCGGGGCGAGTATGTGCTGGTGATGGCGGGTGCGCCCGCCGGTGCCGCCGAGGAAGAGGAGCTCACGCTGGAACAGGCGGCGCAGCGCGCTTTTGCGCTGACCAGCGAGGGTTTCAGCGCTTCTGCCGCCGCCAAGGCTGCTGCGCAGGGCACGGCCTATTCCAAGAGCGAAGTGTACAAGCAGCTGCTGCTGTTGCAGCAGACTGCCGAATGA
- a CDS encoding tRNA1(Val) (adenine(37)-N6)-methyltransferase, whose amino-acid sequence MEHSTEVLYNRTMVYCTPEHRFGSDALLLARFCEPKHSQKAADLCSGCGIVALEWHDRGHRGPCTALELQPEGSALLAAAVEEQQLGHITPVCADLRTWRQDEGQFDVCACNPPYFTEGPQSQNAAHALARHENTCALEDVCACGFRLLKDGGRLALCHRPERLAEVLAVLRAHRLEPKRLAFVKNAPENAPWLFLVEAQKNRKTGLRVEPDVLIRAGAALYGR is encoded by the coding sequence ATGGAACATTCTACGGAAGTTTTGTATAATAGAACTATGGTCTATTGCACCCCGGAGCACCGGTTCGGCTCGGATGCGCTGCTGCTGGCACGCTTCTGTGAGCCAAAACACAGCCAGAAAGCCGCAGACCTGTGCTCCGGCTGCGGCATCGTGGCGCTGGAATGGCACGACCGGGGGCACCGCGGCCCCTGCACCGCGCTGGAATTGCAGCCCGAGGGCAGCGCCCTGCTGGCGGCAGCGGTGGAAGAGCAGCAGCTGGGGCATATCACCCCCGTCTGTGCCGACCTGCGCACATGGCGGCAGGACGAGGGGCAATTTGACGTGTGCGCGTGCAATCCCCCTTATTTTACCGAGGGGCCGCAGAGCCAGAACGCCGCCCACGCCCTTGCCCGGCACGAAAACACCTGCGCTTTGGAGGATGTCTGTGCCTGCGGCTTCCGGCTTTTGAAGGACGGCGGGCGTCTGGCGCTGTGTCACCGCCCCGAGCGGCTGGCTGAGGTGCTGGCTGTGCTGCGCGCCCACCGGCTGGAACCCAAGCGGCTGGCCTTTGTGAAGAACGCCCCGGAAAACGCCCCGTGGCTGTTCCTTGTGGAAGCCCAGAAGAACCGTAAAACCGGCCTGCGGGTGGAGCCGGACGTGCTCATCCGCGCCGGAGCGGCGCTGTACGGACGATAA
- a CDS encoding DUF362 domain-containing protein, which yields MAHKVSDACVGCGACEGACPVGAITIENGAAVVNADSCIDCGACEGACPTGAIAAE from the coding sequence ATGGCACACAAGGTTTCTGACGCATGTGTTGGCTGCGGCGCTTGCGAGGGCGCTTGCCCGGTTGGCGCTATCACCATCGAGAACGGCGCTGCAGTTGTGAACGCTGATTCCTGCATCGATTGCGGTGCTTGCGAGGGTGCTTGCCCCACTGGTGCAATCGCTGCTGAATAA
- a CDS encoding PSP1 domain-containing protein, which translates to MKKVISVRFKENGKSYYFDPGDAVVHTGEFVIVETARGVECGEVVQGVRELADAAVPKALKPITRMADSVDIRRMRQNREDEKRAYRTCQECIARHGLEMKLVEAEYTLDRSKIMFYFTADGRVDFRELVKDLAGIFHTRIELRQIGVRDESKMIGGLGICGQPFCCSRFLKDFQPVSIKMAKEQGLSLNPTKISGACGRLMCCLAYEESAYEYLNSIMPMVGSTVRTPDGLGTVLEVNPVSGYLRVRCGTESLAPRYYKVGVCEYVSGGKRPPRRPDPDDDYSGVRNPAPVVASSDDEKRPACPRRRANEKE; encoded by the coding sequence ATGAAAAAAGTCATTTCGGTCCGTTTCAAGGAAAACGGCAAGAGCTATTATTTTGATCCCGGTGATGCTGTCGTCCACACCGGGGAGTTCGTGATCGTGGAGACTGCCCGCGGCGTGGAGTGCGGCGAGGTGGTGCAGGGCGTGCGGGAGCTGGCAGATGCCGCCGTGCCCAAGGCGCTGAAGCCCATCACCCGCATGGCCGACAGCGTGGATATCCGCCGGATGCGCCAGAATCGCGAGGACGAAAAGCGCGCCTACCGCACCTGTCAGGAGTGCATCGCCCGCCACGGGCTGGAGATGAAGCTGGTGGAGGCCGAGTACACGCTGGACCGCTCCAAGATCATGTTCTACTTCACCGCCGACGGACGGGTGGACTTCCGGGAGCTGGTCAAGGATCTGGCCGGCATCTTCCACACCCGCATCGAGCTGCGCCAGATCGGCGTGCGCGACGAAAGCAAGATGATCGGCGGTCTGGGCATCTGCGGCCAGCCCTTCTGCTGCAGCCGCTTCTTAAAGGATTTCCAGCCCGTTTCCATCAAGATGGCCAAGGAGCAGGGACTTTCGCTGAACCCCACCAAGATCAGCGGTGCCTGCGGCCGCCTGATGTGCTGCCTTGCCTACGAGGAAAGCGCCTACGAATACCTGAACAGCATCATGCCCATGGTGGGCAGCACGGTGCGCACCCCGGACGGTCTGGGCACCGTGCTGGAGGTGAACCCGGTATCCGGCTACCTGCGGGTGCGCTGCGGCACCGAAAGCCTTGCACCCCGGTACTACAAGGTGGGCGTGTGCGAGTATGTGAGCGGCGGCAAGCGCCCGCCCCGCCGTCCCGACCCGGACGATGATTACTCCGGCGTGCGCAACCCCGCCCCGGTGGTGGCAAGCTCCGACGACGAAAAGCGCCCCGCCTGCCCCCGCCGCCGCGCAAACGAAAAGGAATGA
- a CDS encoding efflux RND transporter permease subunit produces MEKFSVKKPFTVLVAVIMVLMLGFVSITKMKTNLLPDVSTPYLMVVTVYPGASPERVETEVSDVLQNALTVPGVENITATSAENYSLLLMKFVDDTDMNSAMVQVSNKLDQAKSDLPDTALTPSVIQYSVNMNAFMTVAVSREGSSVYELSDFIKNTMTPYVQRKGGVSSVSSSGLVEQLVQVQLNQEKVDAINEKLMELIDTQLEAAHAQLEDAEAKIKAGRAEYDKQYRNFGNTVSNTVMGTLSSEVGDAVEVVRKQAEALLQSVNNLIAVVKEPEVQQALIEVQAGLQRVLDKFNSTGMRDIDSLIEIVSELRDITDKLSSALQTLQNRINTETGTQGEGAADLADELQLQDSLNVIYKTLEDTIKAMDNVPGMMAEFSKALGNFTQQQLVAYMQFTDAREMLNEYEKQLSEAKLQYEAAREKALASADVAKQLDIKTLATLIYAQNFSMPAGYVKDESGESWLLKVGEEYDSVEDIRGALLLHVEGYGDVRLSDVADVEIIDNAADSYTRLNGEQASVLKIYKDDSSSAGDVSANCLDAFKELEAQYKGLHVVVLSNQGNYISILIKSILTSMLVGAALAIIVLAIFLKDIKPTLVVGVSIPLSVLFAVVLMYFTGLDLNVMTLAGLSLGIGMLVDNSVVVIENIYRLRGRGVPAARAAVQGARQVGMSVVASTLTSVCVFLPAVFSASLIRSLMGPMSLCIGYCLMASLIVALTVVPAASATVLKNAQPKKLAWFDKIQNAYGRSLEKALKNRFVPLAAAVLLLVFCCWRVVSMGIVLLPTSTSNEAMITLSTTDTLSKDESYDVAGKVVQAVMAVDGVEEVGITPDNTVSGMDVSNLGLPSTITDLLNAANGYGKYKINVKLNEELSSSEIDTACKAMEEAVAGVADCTATVQQYGMTDDLTSQLSTGLTIKIYGTDAETLTALSEKVIDIVNSTDGFQNATNGLGAGDSTIILQVDRDKVRANGLTVAQVYQQIAAKLTTTTTAQTPVTVDGTTMDVQISNNLDPLTKENMMDMTFETTVMSADGTTATGTCKLSDIASWTTGTTPDSITSENQNQFVTVTAETAPGYNTTVQARAVKKALDAFALTDEMPEGCSFSMGGESDSVNYMTNEMIQWMALALPFVYLVMVAQFQSLLSPFIVLFTVPLAFTGGLLGLLLTGQQLTMISMMGFIVLMGTVVNNGIVFVDYANQLRMGGMERRAALVATGKTRMRPILMTTLTTVLAMLQMVLSNDMASQLMSGMAIVIICGLSYATLMTLYIVPILYDILFKKPPLNVDIGSDEDLDDIPDDAAEFIAAQSSAAQPQPEA; encoded by the coding sequence ATGGAAAAATTCAGTGTCAAAAAACCATTTACGGTGCTGGTTGCGGTCATCATGGTGCTGATGCTCGGCTTTGTGTCGATCACCAAGATGAAAACCAACCTGCTGCCGGATGTCAGCACACCGTATCTGATGGTGGTCACCGTGTATCCCGGTGCCAGCCCGGAGCGTGTGGAGACCGAGGTCTCGGATGTGCTGCAAAACGCGCTTACAGTGCCCGGTGTGGAAAATATCACCGCCACCTCGGCTGAAAATTACAGCCTGCTGCTGATGAAGTTCGTGGATGATACGGACATGAACAGCGCAATGGTGCAGGTGTCCAACAAGCTGGATCAGGCTAAGAGCGACCTGCCGGATACTGCCCTGACCCCTTCTGTGATACAGTACAGCGTGAACATGAACGCCTTTATGACCGTGGCTGTCAGCCGCGAGGGCAGTTCGGTGTACGAGCTTTCTGATTTTATCAAGAACACCATGACCCCCTACGTCCAGCGCAAGGGCGGCGTGTCCAGCGTATCTTCCAGCGGCCTTGTGGAGCAGCTGGTGCAGGTGCAGCTGAATCAGGAAAAGGTGGATGCCATCAACGAAAAGCTGATGGAGCTCATCGACACCCAGCTGGAAGCAGCGCACGCCCAGTTGGAGGATGCCGAGGCCAAGATCAAGGCCGGCCGCGCGGAATACGACAAGCAGTACCGGAACTTTGGCAACACGGTGTCCAACACTGTCATGGGCACCCTGAGCTCTGAGGTCGGCGACGCCGTAGAGGTGGTGCGCAAGCAGGCCGAGGCGCTGCTGCAAAGCGTCAACAACCTGATCGCCGTGGTCAAGGAGCCCGAGGTGCAGCAGGCACTGATCGAGGTGCAGGCCGGTTTGCAGCGGGTGCTGGACAAGTTCAACAGCACCGGTATGCGGGATATCGACTCCCTGATCGAGATCGTGTCCGAGCTGCGCGATATCACCGATAAACTCTCCTCTGCCTTGCAGACCCTGCAGAACCGCATCAATACCGAGACCGGCACGCAGGGCGAGGGCGCAGCAGACCTTGCAGACGAGCTGCAGCTGCAGGACAGCCTGAACGTCATCTACAAGACGCTGGAGGACACCATCAAAGCCATGGACAATGTGCCCGGCATGATGGCAGAGTTCTCCAAGGCGCTGGGCAACTTTACCCAGCAGCAGCTGGTTGCCTATATGCAGTTTACGGATGCCCGTGAGATGCTGAACGAGTACGAAAAGCAGCTCAGCGAGGCAAAGCTCCAGTATGAGGCCGCCAGAGAAAAAGCCCTTGCCAGCGCCGATGTGGCCAAGCAGCTGGATATCAAGACCCTTGCCACCCTCATCTACGCCCAGAACTTCTCCATGCCCGCCGGTTACGTCAAGGACGAAAGCGGCGAGTCGTGGCTACTGAAGGTGGGCGAGGAATACGACAGCGTGGAGGATATCCGCGGTGCCCTGCTGCTCCATGTGGAGGGCTACGGCGACGTGCGTCTTTCTGATGTGGCAGACGTGGAGATCATCGACAACGCCGCCGACAGCTATACCCGCCTGAACGGCGAGCAGGCTTCGGTGCTGAAAATTTACAAGGACGACAGTTCCAGCGCAGGTGACGTATCTGCCAACTGTCTGGACGCTTTCAAGGAGCTGGAAGCCCAGTACAAGGGCCTGCACGTTGTGGTGCTGTCCAATCAGGGCAACTACATCAGCATCCTGATCAAGAGCATCCTCACCAGTATGCTGGTGGGTGCCGCACTGGCCATCATCGTGCTGGCCATCTTCCTGAAGGACATCAAGCCCACGCTGGTGGTCGGCGTCAGTATCCCCCTGTCGGTGCTGTTTGCCGTGGTGCTGATGTACTTCACCGGGCTGGACCTGAACGTTATGACGCTGGCCGGCCTGTCGCTGGGCATCGGCATGCTGGTGGATAACTCGGTGGTCGTCATCGAGAACATCTACCGTCTGCGCGGCCGCGGCGTGCCCGCCGCCCGCGCGGCGGTGCAGGGCGCGCGTCAGGTGGGTATGTCCGTTGTGGCGTCTACCCTTACCTCGGTCTGCGTGTTCCTGCCGGCGGTGTTCTCTGCCAGCCTCATCCGCAGCCTGATGGGCCCCATGTCCCTGTGCATCGGCTACTGCCTGATGGCTTCTCTCATCGTGGCACTGACCGTGGTGCCCGCCGCCTCGGCTACCGTGCTGAAGAACGCCCAGCCCAAAAAGCTGGCATGGTTCGATAAGATCCAGAACGCCTACGGCCGCAGTCTGGAAAAGGCGCTGAAAAATCGCTTTGTACCGCTGGCAGCCGCAGTGCTGCTGCTGGTGTTCTGCTGCTGGCGGGTGGTCTCCATGGGCATCGTGCTGCTGCCCACCAGCACCAGCAACGAGGCCATGATCACCCTTTCTACCACCGACACCCTCTCGAAGGACGAGTCCTACGATGTGGCTGGTAAGGTGGTGCAGGCTGTGATGGCCGTGGACGGCGTGGAGGAGGTAGGCATTACTCCCGACAACACCGTGTCGGGCATGGATGTCTCCAACCTTGGCCTGCCCTCCACCATCACCGACCTGCTGAACGCCGCCAACGGCTACGGCAAGTACAAGATCAACGTCAAGCTCAACGAGGAGCTCTCCTCTTCCGAGATCGACACCGCCTGCAAAGCCATGGAAGAAGCCGTGGCCGGGGTGGCGGACTGCACCGCCACCGTCCAGCAGTACGGCATGACCGATGACCTGACCAGCCAGCTGTCCACCGGTCTGACCATCAAGATCTACGGCACCGATGCCGAGACCCTGACCGCCCTGTCCGAGAAGGTCATTGACATCGTGAACAGCACCGATGGCTTCCAGAACGCCACCAACGGTCTGGGCGCGGGCGATTCCACCATCATTTTGCAGGTGGACCGCGATAAGGTGCGCGCCAACGGCCTGACCGTTGCGCAGGTGTACCAGCAGATCGCGGCAAAGCTGACCACCACCACCACGGCACAGACCCCTGTTACCGTGGACGGCACCACCATGGACGTGCAGATCAGCAACAATCTGGACCCGCTGACCAAGGAAAACATGATGGACATGACCTTTGAGACCACCGTCATGTCCGCAGACGGCACCACCGCCACCGGAACCTGCAAGCTGTCGGATATCGCCAGCTGGACCACCGGCACCACGCCGGACTCCATCACCAGCGAGAACCAGAACCAGTTCGTTACCGTCACCGCCGAGACTGCCCCGGGCTACAACACCACGGTGCAGGCGCGTGCAGTGAAAAAGGCGCTGGACGCCTTTGCCCTCACCGATGAGATGCCGGAAGGCTGCTCCTTCTCCATGGGCGGCGAGAGCGACAGCGTCAACTATATGACCAATGAGATGATCCAGTGGATGGCACTGGCTCTGCCCTTTGTGTACCTTGTCATGGTGGCACAGTTCCAGAGCCTGCTGTCCCCCTTCATCGTGCTGTTTACCGTGCCGCTGGCCTTTACCGGCGGTCTGCTGGGCCTGCTGCTCACCGGCCAGCAGCTGACCATGATCTCCATGATGGGCTTCATCGTGCTGATGGGTACGGTCGTCAACAACGGCATCGTGTTCGTGGACTACGCCAACCAGCTGCGTATGGGCGGCATGGAGCGCCGCGCCGCGCTGGTGGCCACCGGCAAGACCCGTATGCGCCCCATCCTGATGACCACCCTGACCACCGTGCTGGCCATGCTGCAAATGGTGCTCAGCAACGATATGGCAAGCCAGCTGATGAGCGGCATGGCCATCGTCATCATCTGCGGCCTGAGCTACGCCACCCTGATGACCCTGTATATCGTGCCCATCCTGTACGATATCCTGTTCAAGAAGCCGCCGCTCAACGTGGACATCGGCAGCGACGAGGACTTGGACGACATCCCGGACGATGCCGCCGAATTCATTGCCGCCCAGTCCTCTGCGGCACAGCCCCAGCCGGAGGCATAA